One genomic segment of Siphonobacter curvatus includes these proteins:
- a CDS encoding M20/M25/M40 family metallo-hydrolase → MKSPLYRYALVAVVLACLTSTLLPDELGSVFSRINSEVDERSQAYEKLGEATRLIGHRLTGSPNGQKAETYAYDLLRSYGFRDVSYQPFDLEAWSRDTVTLAIAPRKSDNFQDIPVVALAHSPLEANVSADLVDVGNGLEADFEAQKARISGRVVLTNLGLLGAAPGTKNLHRSEKTALATRYGAAGIVMVNTVPGNVLLTGTASVTGSLIPIPAVCISLESGQRIREWMTEEKLMALVEMRNHSRKVQARNIVATLKGRSKDKIVIGAHLDSWDLATGAIDNGLGSFAIMDIARTLKKLNLKPRRTIEFVLFMGEEQGLLGSKAYVKTAKQTNTLDRIQYMINLDMTNQPSGMNISGWDAMEAFCNQIGTQIQAVEPNYKNEIMNRAGLHSDHQPFMLEGIPTLTPLGHLPPTVGRTYHTNLDTFDKVDKEGLRNTVRYTAMMLYALANAPELPARKLTFEQTKAFLEKQGLKDELMLGKEWRW, encoded by the coding sequence ATGAAATCCCCTTTATACCGCTACGCCTTGGTCGCAGTGGTGCTGGCTTGTCTCACCTCAACTCTTCTTCCCGATGAGCTTGGTAGCGTATTTAGCCGAATCAATAGTGAAGTTGACGAGCGTTCTCAGGCTTACGAGAAACTGGGTGAGGCTACTCGTTTAATCGGACATCGGCTTACGGGTAGTCCTAACGGGCAAAAAGCGGAAACCTATGCGTACGATCTACTCAGAAGTTACGGCTTTCGTGACGTGTCTTACCAGCCTTTCGATCTGGAAGCCTGGAGTCGTGATACGGTAACCCTGGCCATTGCTCCCCGCAAAAGCGACAATTTTCAGGACATTCCCGTCGTAGCTCTGGCTCATTCCCCTCTGGAGGCAAATGTAAGTGCGGATCTTGTTGACGTTGGCAATGGTCTGGAAGCCGATTTTGAAGCTCAGAAAGCCCGCATCTCGGGTCGGGTGGTATTGACTAACCTTGGATTACTGGGAGCCGCTCCAGGAACGAAAAATCTGCACCGCTCGGAAAAAACAGCTCTAGCCACTCGGTACGGAGCCGCGGGTATTGTGATGGTGAATACCGTTCCGGGAAATGTACTGCTAACGGGTACTGCTTCCGTAACCGGTTCGTTGATTCCCATTCCAGCCGTTTGTATTTCGCTGGAAAGCGGTCAGCGGATTCGGGAATGGATGACGGAAGAAAAACTCATGGCTCTGGTTGAGATGCGAAACCACAGTCGGAAGGTACAGGCCCGAAACATCGTAGCGACACTCAAGGGAAGAAGTAAAGATAAAATCGTCATCGGAGCCCACCTCGACAGCTGGGATCTGGCTACGGGAGCTATTGACAACGGCCTGGGATCCTTTGCGATTATGGACATTGCCCGTACGCTGAAAAAACTCAACCTGAAGCCCCGCCGGACGATAGAGTTCGTTTTATTCATGGGTGAAGAGCAGGGATTGCTAGGATCTAAAGCCTACGTGAAGACCGCCAAACAGACCAATACGCTGGACCGCATTCAATACATGATTAATCTGGATATGACCAATCAGCCTTCCGGGATGAATATTTCTGGCTGGGACGCCATGGAAGCTTTTTGCAACCAGATAGGCACTCAGATTCAGGCCGTAGAGCCCAACTATAAAAATGAAATCATGAATCGGGCCGGTTTACATTCCGATCATCAGCCTTTTATGCTGGAAGGTATTCCGACGCTAACGCCGCTAGGTCATTTACCACCAACGGTAGGTCGTACCTACCACACCAATCTGGATACGTTTGATAAAGTGGATAAAGAAGGCTTGCGTAATACGGTTCGCTACACGGCCATGATGTTGTACGCCCTGGCGAATGCACCCGAACTACCCGCTCGTAAACTTACTTTTGAACAAACGAAAGCGTTTCTGGAAAAACAGGGTTTGAAGGACGAACTTATGCTCGGCAAAGAATGGCGCTGGTAA
- a CDS encoding malate:quinone oxidoreductase, with protein MNTSKKSVNNDPDVVLIGAGIMSATLGMMLKELQPDLTIEIFERLDVVTAESSDAWNNAGTGHSAFCELNYTPQKPDGSVEINKAIKIAESFELSREFWAYLVEKNIVTSPQDFIVNTPHMSFVWGNDNVDYLKKRYQALTKNHLFKGMLYSEDPAEIGEWAPLITEGRDPNEKIAATRMDIGTDVNFGELTRRIFNYLKGLPGISLSLNHEVRDIDRQRDGRWKVEVKNRKSGKKRDLLTPFVFIGAGGGSLHLLEKSGIKEGKGFGGFPVSGQWLVCTDPAIIERHQAKVYGKAAVGSPPMSVPHLDTRVIDGKKALLFGPYAGFSTKFLKNGSYLDLPKSIKLNNIGPMMAAGIQNIPLTKYLIDQVRQSPEDRLNALKDYMPSARLEDWKLEVAGQRVQVIKKDPKKGGILEFGTEVVSAADGSIAALLGASPGASTSVAIMLDLLKRCFAEKSSSEAWQSKLREMIPSYGKSLAKDAALLEKSRDRTARALGLNGVEV; from the coding sequence ATGAATACCAGTAAAAAATCTGTAAATAATGACCCTGACGTCGTATTGATTGGTGCCGGGATTATGAGTGCCACCCTGGGGATGATGCTCAAAGAATTACAACCCGACCTGACGATTGAAATCTTTGAACGCCTGGATGTAGTGACTGCGGAGAGTTCCGATGCCTGGAACAACGCGGGTACGGGTCACTCGGCCTTCTGCGAATTGAACTATACCCCGCAAAAACCCGACGGTTCCGTTGAAATTAACAAAGCCATTAAGATTGCCGAGTCGTTTGAATTATCTCGCGAATTCTGGGCGTATTTAGTGGAAAAAAATATTGTTACTTCACCGCAGGACTTCATTGTCAATACACCGCACATGAGTTTTGTCTGGGGGAATGACAATGTGGATTACCTGAAGAAACGGTATCAGGCCCTGACGAAGAATCACCTCTTCAAGGGTATGCTATACTCCGAAGATCCTGCAGAGATCGGCGAGTGGGCTCCGCTTATCACTGAAGGGCGTGACCCGAATGAAAAAATCGCCGCTACCCGAATGGACATTGGTACCGATGTCAATTTTGGTGAACTTACCCGGCGTATCTTTAACTATTTGAAAGGTTTGCCTGGCATATCACTTTCACTCAATCATGAAGTTCGCGATATTGATCGCCAACGCGACGGTCGCTGGAAAGTGGAGGTAAAAAACCGGAAGAGTGGTAAAAAGCGTGACTTACTGACGCCTTTCGTATTCATTGGAGCGGGTGGCGGTTCGCTACACTTACTCGAAAAATCAGGAATCAAGGAAGGAAAAGGCTTCGGTGGATTCCCCGTAAGCGGTCAGTGGCTGGTTTGTACAGATCCGGCCATTATCGAACGTCACCAGGCTAAAGTATACGGCAAAGCAGCCGTTGGTTCGCCTCCGATGTCGGTGCCTCACCTGGATACGCGGGTGATTGATGGAAAGAAAGCATTGCTTTTCGGACCTTACGCTGGCTTCTCAACGAAGTTTTTGAAGAATGGTTCGTACCTTGATTTACCCAAATCAATCAAGCTGAACAACATTGGCCCCATGATGGCGGCAGGTATTCAGAATATTCCGCTGACCAAGTATCTGATCGATCAGGTGCGTCAGTCACCGGAAGATCGTCTGAACGCTCTTAAAGATTATATGCCCTCGGCCCGCCTGGAAGACTGGAAACTCGAAGTGGCTGGTCAACGGGTACAGGTGATTAAAAAAGACCCCAAAAAGGGCGGAATTCTGGAATTTGGTACGGAGGTCGTTAGTGCCGCTGACGGCTCTATTGCTGCCCTGTTAGGAGCTTCTCCGGGGGCTTCCACGTCCGTTGCTATCATGCTGGATTTACTCAAGCGTTGTTTCGCTGAAAAATCAAGCTCCGAAGCTTGGCAGTCAAAGCTACGCGAAATGATTCCTTCCTACGGAAAATCGCTAGCTAAAGATGCGGCTCTACTGGAAAAATCCCGCGATCGGACGGCTCGTGCTTTAGGGTTAAATGGGGTAGAAGTATAG